From one Sulfurimonas sp. HSL-3221 genomic stretch:
- the rpsM gene encoding 30S ribosomal protein S13 — protein MARIAGVDLPKKKRVEYGLTYIYGIGLHTSRLILDATGIDYNKRVYELSEDDVAVITKEIREKYMVEGDLRKQVAMDIKGLMDLGNYRGLRHRKGLPCRGQKTKTNARTRKGKRRTVGAA, from the coding sequence ATGGCACGTATTGCTGGTGTAGACCTTCCTAAGAAAAAACGCGTCGAGTACGGCCTGACCTACATCTATGGTATCGGCCTTCACACGTCACGCCTGATCCTCGATGCGACTGGCATCGATTACAACAAGCGTGTCTATGAGCTCTCCGAAGACGACGTCGCGGTCATCACAAAAGAGATCCGTGAAAAATACATGGTTGAGGGTGACCTGCGCAAACAAGTCGCAATGGACATCAAAGGCCTGATGGACCTCGGTAACTACCGCGGTCTCCGCCACCGTAAGGGACTGCCTTGCCGCGGTCAGAAAACGAAGACAAACGCACGTACCCGCAAAGGGAAGCGTCGTACTGTCGGCGCAGCGTAA
- a CDS encoding ATP-binding protein: MIGWIRRHMAAKLLLLIFLIGVVPYAAILAYTLVSEEKLYTEHFYDEHQGRMAQVVSDVEHHIEQLYRELHFLAGSVVMDDLLISDLDRRVASLLERYKGVYDLDITLLALGLNGRVVAATDVALTGKPYARYRAFERAVGQSAPVQADDGLLLLEVPVHAALGAERVIGYLVMEYKTANLQRFNLEGAPASSFFINTETGSTIGGTMPPFKAEGLKGVVEKKRTLWLYRSLAPQLAGWYVVYHLDRALQRSLIGDLNRLLSLMLIFGVGVIAAAAFWFSRRIVAPLGALQRQASDMVRTRQYSLPVDSGRTDEIGQLAQAFNAMAEDIRRAFEALERENVFRLQRLTQMIALFHRLMETEEESACLKTALSELKMLAPEYNVRFARAGAAKAMPTLFVYDFEHETLKYYGSLILPEGLAEEEQAFFRAVASMIAARIGQIRAYNRLRRDSAAKTAFISHLSHDLRTPLHAILSQTQFLVGYGKLEAGALERIGGIEHAAQQLLGMVNDLLDLARLDAGKYEPELETLQTAEIGEMFDEVGTLLAPLAEQKGVALLLPASVPDATVVADRRFLRQIILNLLSNAVKFTDSGSVSCRFDTTESVLCLRVQDTGRGMTAETLKHVFEPFVQSEETDRVRGGSGLGLALSRRYAQHIGAELTLSSDGVGMGSTARLCLTTL, encoded by the coding sequence GTGATCGGCTGGATCCGGCGGCATATGGCTGCGAAGCTGCTGCTGCTGATCTTTCTGATCGGCGTGGTGCCGTATGCGGCGATCCTCGCCTATACGCTCGTGAGTGAGGAGAAGCTCTATACGGAGCATTTCTACGATGAGCATCAGGGGAGAATGGCGCAGGTCGTCTCGGATGTCGAGCATCATATCGAGCAGCTCTACCGGGAGTTGCACTTTCTGGCCGGTTCGGTCGTGATGGACGACCTGCTGATCAGCGACCTCGACCGACGGGTGGCATCCCTGCTGGAGCGTTACAAGGGGGTATATGATCTGGACATCACTCTGTTGGCGCTGGGGCTCAACGGCCGTGTTGTCGCCGCGACCGATGTGGCGCTGACGGGGAAGCCCTACGCCCGCTATCGCGCCTTCGAGCGTGCCGTGGGACAGAGTGCACCCGTCCAGGCGGATGACGGACTTCTGCTGCTGGAGGTCCCGGTGCACGCGGCTTTGGGGGCGGAGCGGGTGATCGGCTACCTGGTGATGGAGTACAAAACCGCGAACCTGCAGCGTTTCAATCTTGAGGGCGCCCCGGCATCGAGCTTCTTTATCAATACGGAAACAGGCAGCACCATCGGGGGGACGATGCCCCCCTTCAAGGCGGAAGGGCTCAAGGGCGTGGTGGAGAAGAAGCGCACACTTTGGCTCTACCGCTCGCTGGCGCCGCAATTGGCGGGCTGGTACGTGGTCTACCACCTGGACCGGGCGCTTCAGCGCTCGCTGATCGGTGACCTGAACCGTCTATTGAGCCTGATGCTGATCTTCGGCGTCGGGGTGATCGCCGCGGCGGCTTTCTGGTTCTCCCGCCGTATCGTCGCACCGCTCGGGGCGCTGCAGCGCCAGGCATCGGATATGGTGCGGACCCGCCAGTACAGTCTCCCGGTCGACAGCGGCCGCACGGATGAGATCGGGCAGCTGGCGCAGGCGTTCAACGCGATGGCGGAGGATATCCGCCGCGCCTTCGAAGCGCTGGAACGGGAGAACGTTTTCCGTCTGCAGCGTCTGACGCAGATGATCGCCCTTTTCCACCGCCTGATGGAGACTGAAGAGGAGAGCGCCTGCCTGAAAACGGCCCTCTCCGAACTGAAAATGCTTGCCCCCGAGTACAATGTGCGGTTCGCCCGTGCCGGGGCGGCAAAAGCGATGCCGACGCTCTTTGTGTACGACTTCGAGCATGAAACGCTCAAATACTACGGTTCGCTTATCCTGCCCGAAGGGTTGGCGGAGGAGGAGCAGGCGTTTTTCCGTGCCGTCGCTTCGATGATCGCGGCACGGATCGGGCAGATCCGCGCCTATAACCGGTTGCGCCGAGACTCGGCGGCGAAAACGGCGTTCATCTCCCATCTCTCCCACGACCTGCGGACTCCGCTGCATGCCATCTTGTCCCAGACCCAGTTCCTGGTCGGCTACGGAAAACTGGAAGCGGGCGCGCTTGAACGCATCGGGGGGATTGAGCATGCCGCCCAGCAGCTGCTGGGGATGGTAAACGATCTGCTGGACCTGGCGCGGCTGGATGCCGGAAAGTACGAGCCGGAGCTCGAAACCCTCCAGACGGCGGAGATCGGCGAGATGTTCGATGAGGTGGGCACACTGCTCGCCCCCCTGGCGGAGCAAAAAGGGGTGGCACTCCTGCTGCCGGCGTCCGTGCCGGACGCGACCGTGGTCGCCGACCGCCGTTTCCTGCGGCAGATCATCCTCAATCTGCTCTCCAATGCCGTGAAATTCACCGACAGCGGCAGCGTCTCTTGCCGGTTCGATACGACGGAGTCGGTCCTCTGCCTCCGGGTACAGGACACCGGACGGGGGATGACGGCCGAGACGCTGAAGCATGTCTTTGAACCTTTTGTACAGTCGGAGGAGACGGATCGGGTACGCGGCGGCAGCGGCCTGGGACTGGCCCTGAGCCGGCGCTATGCCCAGCATATCGGTGCGGAACTGACGCTCTCCAGCGACGGAGTGGGTATGGGAAGTACGGCGCGGCTCTGTTTGACGACGCTGTAG
- the rpsK gene encoding 30S ribosomal protein S11: MAKRKVTRKKVVKKNIARGIVHISASFNNTLVTVTDEMGNMIAWSSAGSLGFKGSKKSTPFAAQQAVEAAMEKAMVHGIKEVGIKVQGPGSGRETAVKSVGAIEGVRVTFMKDVTPLPHNGCRAPKRRRV; the protein is encoded by the coding sequence ATGGCTAAACGTAAAGTAACTCGTAAAAAAGTTGTCAAGAAGAACATTGCACGCGGTATCGTGCATATTTCTGCATCTTTCAACAACACGCTCGTTACCGTTACCGATGAGATGGGTAACATGATCGCTTGGAGTTCTGCTGGCAGCCTTGGTTTCAAAGGTTCCAAGAAGTCCACTCCGTTCGCAGCGCAGCAGGCGGTAGAAGCCGCTATGGAAAAAGCAATGGTACACGGCATCAAAGAGGTCGGTATCAAGGTTCAGGGTCCGGGTTCCGGCCGTGAAACAGCAGTGAAATCCGTTGGTGCGATCGAAGGTGTTCGCGTCACGTTCATGAAAGACGTTACTCCGCTGCCGCATAACGGTTGCCGCGCGCCGAAACGTCGTAGAGTGTAA
- a CDS encoding RDD family protein → MEQRYVSVWNRFLAYWIDMIVLNAFFGLFFAFPLLFGFESSGMSIVLAVTLSIAALLYMPLMHASAYQGTVGKLALGLRIVGPDGGRIGFLRAFIREIIKGFSFLFVLPLVVIFFSKKRHALHDMAVGSSVLDLDSESTGSYRSARNIATLFFIVTLLSSIGGMLFFASAAGSLLSQMGKIVSLSQPNISGRLQTGAMHRGMNMHDANVTYRIRYESHMEFSGAQSAPVPVSASAGHGSDVTQQLFALVKGTTDDDYKVMRLIVRGADVNARDDEGRTPLFCAVQQKHVEMVKVLVFKGADTRARDKQGVSIQTLAKNDRALQRALRYGREQ, encoded by the coding sequence ATGGAGCAGCGCTATGTATCTGTTTGGAACCGGTTTTTGGCGTATTGGATCGATATGATCGTTCTAAACGCCTTTTTCGGTCTTTTCTTTGCGTTTCCTCTTCTCTTCGGGTTCGAGTCTTCCGGGATGTCGATCGTACTCGCTGTGACCCTTTCGATCGCCGCGCTGCTTTATATGCCGCTGATGCATGCCTCGGCTTATCAGGGGACCGTCGGAAAGCTGGCGCTGGGGCTGCGGATTGTCGGCCCTGACGGTGGGCGTATCGGTTTTTTAAGGGCGTTTATCCGCGAGATCATCAAAGGATTCTCCTTTCTCTTCGTCCTGCCGCTTGTTGTTATATTCTTTTCGAAAAAGCGGCATGCATTGCATGACATGGCGGTCGGAAGTTCCGTACTCGATCTGGATAGCGAGAGCACAGGTAGTTACCGGAGCGCCAGGAACATTGCAACCCTCTTTTTCATCGTGACGCTTCTTTCCAGTATAGGCGGCATGCTTTTTTTTGCCAGTGCGGCAGGGAGTCTGTTGTCGCAGATGGGAAAAATAGTCTCGTTGTCGCAGCCGAATATATCTGGGAGGCTACAGACAGGAGCTATGCACAGGGGAATGAACATGCATGACGCGAATGTGACATACCGTATCCGTTACGAATCGCATATGGAGTTCAGCGGGGCACAGTCGGCGCCCGTACCGGTAAGTGCTTCCGCTGGACATGGTTCGGATGTGACGCAGCAGCTCTTTGCCCTGGTCAAAGGGACAACAGACGACGATTACAAAGTGATGCGCCTGATCGTGAGGGGAGCGGATGTCAACGCCAGGGATGATGAAGGGCGGACACCGCTTTTTTGTGCTGTGCAGCAGAAGCATGTTGAGATGGTCAAGGTCCTGGTCTTCAAAGGTGCGGATACGCGGGCTAGAGATAAGCAGGGGGTGTCGATCCAGACGTTGGCGAAAAATGACCGCGCGCTGCAGAGGGCGTTGCGCTACGGCAGGGAACAGTAG
- a CDS encoding multiheme c-type cytochrome, translated as MKGKRVLAGVVCVALACAVATGANAKGDGHRGKKGIGGSGGTKTAAYTLLAWNDLGMHCMDGKDFSVFSILPPYNTLNAQLIMKADGGEKHVTSGVTITYAAAPSLDGQYNTTSVYDDRNNLKTNFWDYVGTLFLANPAPDVGLTGYHTPEMTEHTLHYNAGENWWEATGLPITPYNDDGSKNYYPMVDVVAKDGSGNVLATTRVVLPVSDEMDCRACHGSASGYSEAMPSSGWENDADPEKDFKWNILRLHDEEHPTAVSAHQAELQAAGYMSYDDAGLYTTAKNGNPVLCATCHSTNALGTAGVSGTKPLTEALHSLHAEVKDPVNGQPLNSSTNRDACYRCHPGATTKCLRGAMGKISSIQCQSCHGSMNAVGQHGRVGWLEEPNCQACHQNGMRYDTAVTDMQTGTLRAALDTRFATNANTPAAGISLYRFSAGHGEMQCSACHGSTHAIYPSSHTEDNLQSIAVQGHAGTIAECTACHETVPATTSGGPHGMHSVGQYWVGAHEHAAEGNRAQCAVCHGSDYRGSFLSKTFSARSFSTEGGTKTFPAGHAVSCYDCHNGPGGD; from the coding sequence ATGAAAGGCAAAAGAGTACTTGCCGGTGTCGTGTGCGTGGCTTTGGCCTGCGCTGTGGCAACGGGGGCCAATGCGAAAGGCGATGGGCACAGAGGCAAAAAAGGCATAGGCGGAAGTGGCGGTACGAAGACGGCCGCTTATACGCTCCTGGCCTGGAACGATCTGGGGATGCACTGCATGGACGGGAAGGACTTTTCGGTCTTTTCGATCCTGCCGCCCTACAATACGCTCAATGCGCAGTTGATCATGAAAGCTGACGGCGGCGAAAAGCATGTGACCTCGGGGGTCACAATCACCTATGCAGCAGCACCGTCGCTGGACGGGCAATACAATACGACGAGCGTCTATGACGATCGCAACAATCTCAAGACGAACTTCTGGGACTACGTGGGCACACTCTTTCTTGCGAACCCTGCTCCGGATGTCGGACTGACGGGCTACCATACGCCGGAGATGACCGAGCATACGCTGCATTACAATGCAGGGGAAAATTGGTGGGAAGCGACGGGGCTACCGATCACACCGTACAACGATGACGGCAGCAAGAACTACTATCCTATGGTGGACGTGGTCGCAAAGGACGGATCGGGGAACGTCCTGGCGACGACAAGAGTCGTGCTGCCGGTCAGCGACGAGATGGACTGCCGCGCCTGCCACGGTTCGGCTAGCGGTTATAGCGAGGCGATGCCTTCATCCGGATGGGAGAACGATGCCGATCCGGAAAAGGATTTCAAATGGAATATTTTGCGGCTGCACGATGAGGAGCATCCGACGGCGGTGAGCGCGCACCAGGCGGAACTACAGGCTGCGGGTTACATGTCTTATGACGATGCGGGGCTCTATACGACGGCCAAGAACGGCAACCCGGTGCTCTGCGCCACCTGCCACAGTACCAATGCCCTGGGGACAGCAGGGGTGAGCGGGACGAAACCGCTGACCGAGGCGCTGCACTCCCTGCATGCCGAGGTCAAAGATCCGGTGAACGGCCAGCCGCTGAACAGCTCGACGAACCGCGACGCCTGTTACCGCTGCCACCCGGGCGCGACGACGAAGTGTCTGCGCGGGGCCATGGGCAAGATCAGCAGTATCCAGTGCCAGAGCTGTCACGGCAGTATGAACGCCGTCGGACAGCACGGCAGGGTCGGTTGGCTGGAAGAGCCTAACTGCCAGGCGTGCCACCAAAACGGCATGCGCTACGACACGGCGGTGACGGATATGCAGACGGGGACGCTACGTGCAGCGCTCGACACCCGTTTCGCGACCAATGCCAATACGCCGGCGGCGGGCATCAGCCTTTACCGTTTCAGCGCGGGTCACGGCGAGATGCAGTGTTCGGCCTGCCACGGCTCGACCCATGCCATCTACCCGAGCTCGCATACCGAGGATAACCTTCAGAGTATTGCCGTACAGGGGCATGCGGGGACGATTGCCGAATGTACGGCCTGCCATGAGACGGTACCGGCAACGACCAGCGGCGGTCCGCACGGCATGCACAGCGTCGGACAGTATTGGGTGGGTGCGCATGAGCATGCCGCCGAAGGCAACCGCGCACAGTGCGCTGTCTGCCACGGCAGCGATTACCGCGGCAGTTTCCTCTCCAAGACCTTCTCGGCGCGCAGCTTCAGCACCGAGGGTGGGACGAAGACCTTCCCCGCCGGTCACGCGGTCAGCTGCTACGACTGCCACAACGGTCCCGGCGGGGATTGA
- the rpsD gene encoding 30S ribosomal protein S4: MARYRGPVEKIERRFGVSLNMKGERRLAGKSALDKRPYAPGQHGQRRKKVSEYGTQLNEKQKAKFMYGISEKQMRSLFAEAKRREGNTGYNLVTLLEQRLDNVVYRMGFASTRRFARQFVTHGHILVDGKRVDIPSYRVKPGQKVEIREKSKNNVQVVRAIELTNQTGMAPWVDVDGEKKFGIFTRLPEREEVVIPVEERFIVELYSK; this comes from the coding sequence ATGGCAAGATACAGAGGTCCAGTAGAAAAGATCGAAAGAAGATTCGGCGTCAGCCTCAACATGAAGGGCGAGCGTCGCCTGGCAGGCAAATCCGCTCTCGACAAACGTCCTTACGCGCCGGGTCAGCACGGCCAGCGCCGCAAGAAAGTATCCGAGTATGGTACGCAGCTCAACGAGAAGCAGAAAGCGAAATTCATGTACGGCATCTCCGAGAAGCAGATGCGTTCACTTTTCGCCGAAGCAAAGCGTCGTGAAGGCAACACAGGTTACAACCTTGTCACCCTGCTCGAGCAGCGTCTTGACAACGTCGTTTACCGCATGGGATTCGCGTCTACACGCCGTTTCGCACGCCAGTTCGTTACCCATGGTCACATCCTGGTTGACGGCAAACGTGTCGATATCCCTTCTTACCGCGTCAAACCGGGCCAGAAGGTTGAAATCCGCGAAAAGAGCAAGAACAACGTTCAAGTTGTCCGCGCGATCGAACTGACCAACCAGACAGGTATGGCTCCGTGGGTCGACGTCGACGGCGAGAAGAAGTTCGGGATCTTTACCCGCCTGCCGGAGCGTGAAGAAGTTGTTATTCCAGTGGAAGAACGTTTCATCGTCGAGCTTTACTCGAAATAA
- a CDS encoding response regulator transcription factor — protein sequence MDILIVEDEPVVARQLEETLHQEAYKTVAAGSVAAAKHAMQEQNFDLILLDWNLPDGDGITLLHDWRSQKICIPVLVLSANITVDDRVHALNAGADDYLCKPHSSIELLARVRALLRRDAPLKSSKLSAEDVIVDIIAREVGVAGAPVKLSLAEFDLLTLLMQHQGIVLTRFQLNEHISKDFDRISVSNLIDVHIRNIRKKLDRPELIQTVRGVGYTIKT from the coding sequence GTGGATATCTTGATTGTCGAAGACGAACCCGTTGTGGCCCGGCAGCTTGAGGAGACCCTGCACCAAGAGGCGTACAAAACCGTTGCCGCCGGCAGCGTCGCCGCAGCCAAACACGCCATGCAGGAGCAGAACTTCGACCTTATCCTTCTGGACTGGAACCTCCCCGACGGCGACGGCATCACACTGCTGCACGACTGGCGGTCGCAGAAAATCTGCATTCCCGTCCTCGTCCTTTCAGCCAATATCACCGTCGATGACCGGGTGCATGCCCTCAATGCCGGCGCCGACGACTACCTGTGCAAACCCCACTCGAGCATCGAACTGCTTGCACGTGTCCGCGCCCTGCTGCGCCGGGACGCCCCGCTCAAAAGCTCCAAGCTGAGTGCCGAGGATGTCATCGTCGATATTATTGCAAGGGAGGTGGGCGTCGCCGGTGCTCCTGTCAAACTCAGTCTGGCCGAGTTCGACCTGCTGACGCTGCTGATGCAGCACCAGGGCATCGTCCTGACGCGCTTCCAGCTCAACGAACACATCAGCAAGGATTTCGACCGGATCTCGGTCAGCAACCTGATCGATGTCCACATCCGAAATATCCGCAAAAAGCTTGACCGCCCGGAACTGATCCAGACCGTCCGCGGCGTCGGCTATACCATTAAAACATAA
- the amrS gene encoding AmmeMemoRadiSam system radical SAM enzyme: MSAPAWLSKKLDDGRILCEACHQHCKLSEGEYGVCGIRKVEGGQLQLLTYGLAAAVNVDPVEKKPMFHFLPDTKAFSFGTVGCNFACKFCQNADISQYPKEHGHAIAGQPLSPEQIVALAKEYGCDSIAYTYNEPVVFFEYTYDTAKLAHEAGLKNIYVTSGFETHKAIDTLLPYLDGMNIDIKGYTEEFYEDICGAKLKPVLDTVKYAHDKGIWIEVTTLLIPGKNDSDEEIRKIARFVADLDVNIPWHVSGFYPMYKMLDVPPTPPTTLIRAYEIGKEEGLNFVYIGNYDDEDRESTYCPNCGFKVINRSGHIGQYVQNHLTDEGNCPQCGTHIPGVWE, encoded by the coding sequence ATGTCAGCCCCTGCATGGTTATCAAAAAAACTCGATGACGGCCGCATCCTCTGCGAGGCGTGCCATCAGCACTGCAAACTCTCGGAAGGCGAATACGGCGTCTGCGGCATCCGCAAGGTCGAAGGGGGGCAGCTGCAGCTGCTCACTTACGGCCTGGCCGCCGCCGTCAACGTCGACCCCGTCGAAAAGAAACCGATGTTCCACTTCCTGCCCGACACCAAGGCCTTCTCCTTCGGAACGGTCGGCTGCAACTTCGCGTGCAAATTCTGCCAGAATGCGGACATCTCCCAGTATCCCAAGGAGCACGGTCACGCCATCGCCGGACAGCCGCTCAGCCCCGAACAGATCGTGGCCCTGGCCAAAGAGTACGGCTGCGATTCGATCGCCTATACCTACAACGAGCCGGTCGTTTTCTTCGAATACACCTACGATACCGCCAAGCTGGCCCACGAGGCGGGGTTGAAGAACATCTACGTCACCAGCGGCTTCGAGACCCACAAGGCCATCGACACCCTGCTGCCCTACCTCGACGGGATGAACATCGATATCAAAGGCTACACCGAGGAGTTTTACGAAGATATCTGCGGCGCCAAGCTCAAGCCCGTGCTCGATACGGTCAAATACGCCCACGACAAGGGGATCTGGATCGAAGTGACGACCCTGCTTATTCCCGGCAAGAATGACAGCGATGAGGAGATCAGAAAGATCGCACGTTTCGTGGCCGACCTCGATGTGAACATCCCCTGGCACGTCAGCGGTTTCTACCCCATGTACAAAATGCTCGACGTCCCACCGACCCCGCCAACCACCCTGATCCGCGCCTACGAGATCGGCAAGGAGGAGGGGCTCAACTTCGTCTACATCGGCAACTACGACGACGAGGACCGCGAATCGACCTACTGCCCCAACTGCGGCTTCAAGGTCATCAACCGCAGCGGCCATATCGGCCAGTACGTGCAGAACCACCTCACCGACGAAGGCAACTGCCCGCAGTGCGGGACGCATATCCCGGGGGTGTGGGAGTAA
- a CDS encoding CvfB family protein: MNSPLTPTLDFGRVNRLRIDRFAVPGVYLMAEDGSDVLLPNQYVTDEMAIDDLLEVFVYTDSEDRPVATTDRPTAMRDEFGFFTVVDVAKFGAFVDWGLPKDLLVPKNRQKTPFKVGEKRFLRVVKDEQSERLVGVERISKYLSHSPHGYHPNKEVKLLFIAKTPMGFKVIVDDAFEGLVFDNEIFEPVAVGDSRTGYVKQVRADGNFDVSLQPVGKAARADSDQAKVLVPLEAAGGMLPYNSKSDADLITKTFGLSKKAFKRALVQLQESGDIEVKETGIYRK, encoded by the coding sequence ATGAATAGTCCCCTCACCCCTACCCTTGATTTCGGCCGTGTCAACAGACTCCGGATCGACCGTTTCGCCGTGCCGGGCGTCTACCTGATGGCCGAGGACGGCAGCGACGTCCTGCTGCCCAACCAGTACGTGACCGATGAGATGGCCATAGACGATCTTCTCGAGGTCTTCGTCTATACCGACTCCGAGGACCGCCCCGTCGCGACCACCGACCGGCCGACGGCGATGCGCGACGAGTTCGGCTTTTTCACCGTCGTCGACGTCGCCAAATTCGGCGCCTTTGTCGACTGGGGACTTCCCAAGGACCTGCTGGTACCGAAAAACCGGCAGAAAACGCCCTTCAAAGTCGGGGAAAAGCGCTTTTTGCGGGTCGTCAAAGATGAGCAGTCCGAACGCCTGGTCGGGGTGGAGCGCATCAGCAAATACCTTTCGCATTCGCCCCACGGGTACCACCCCAACAAAGAGGTAAAGCTCCTCTTTATCGCCAAAACGCCCATGGGCTTCAAGGTGATCGTCGACGACGCCTTCGAGGGCCTGGTCTTCGACAACGAGATCTTCGAACCGGTCGCGGTCGGCGACAGCAGAACCGGCTACGTGAAGCAGGTCCGTGCCGACGGCAACTTCGACGTCAGCCTTCAGCCCGTCGGCAAAGCGGCCCGCGCCGACAGCGACCAGGCGAAGGTCCTCGTCCCCCTCGAAGCGGCGGGCGGCATGCTGCCGTACAACTCAAAAAGCGATGCGGACCTCATCACCAAAACCTTCGGCCTGAGCAAGAAAGCGTTCAAAAGAGCCCTTGTCCAGCTGCAGGAGAGCGGCGATATCGAGGTCAAAGAGACCGGGATCTACCGCAAATAG
- the rplQ gene encoding 50S ribosomal protein L17, whose amino-acid sequence MRHRHGYRKLGRTSAHRAALLKNMSIALIENGKIETTLPKAKELRSYVEKLITTARKGDSNAHRAVFASLQSKEAVKKLMNEVAPEYKERNGGYTRIIKTRTRRGDASPMAFIELV is encoded by the coding sequence ATGAGACATCGTCACGGATACCGCAAGCTCGGTCGTACGAGCGCACACCGCGCCGCCCTGCTGAAAAACATGAGCATTGCGTTGATCGAAAACGGAAAAATCGAAACGACGCTGCCAAAAGCGAAAGAGCTCCGCTCTTACGTTGAGAAGCTGATCACGACGGCACGCAAAGGTGACTCCAACGCGCACCGCGCCGTCTTCGCTTCCCTGCAGAGCAAAGAAGCGGTCAAAAAACTGATGAACGAAGTTGCACCGGAATACAAAGAGCGCAACGGCGGTTACACCCGCATCATCAAAACTCGTACACGCCGCGGCGACGCTTCGCCGATGGCTTTCATCGAGCTCGTATAA
- a CDS encoding DNA-directed RNA polymerase subunit alpha has protein sequence MKKIKTAPLLPEEFVVEQISDTEANVIAYPFETGYAVSLAHPLRRFLLSSSVGYAPIAIKIEGAKHEFDSVRGMLEDISDFIINLKSIRFKLKNDAKEATIDYSFVGPCEIKGSDLINDDVDVVTPDAFLATLNEDATLNFSLKIFQGIGYVPSEDIRDEIEEGYIALDAFFTPVRKATYAIQNVLVEDNPNFEKVVLNIVTDGQISPLDAFRNALNVMHAQMAVFSSEISIQSPATIERAEASEEIGKLTAPIEELGLSARSFNCLDRADLKYIGEIVLMSQNDLKNVKNLGKKSYDEIVEKLEEAGFQVGQEMSDETISVLKKKIESE, from the coding sequence ATGAAAAAGATCAAAACAGCTCCGCTTCTGCCCGAAGAGTTCGTCGTCGAGCAGATCAGCGATACCGAAGCGAATGTCATTGCCTATCCGTTCGAGACAGGCTATGCGGTTTCACTGGCGCACCCGCTGCGCCGGTTCCTGCTGAGCAGCTCGGTAGGCTATGCGCCGATCGCGATCAAGATCGAGGGCGCCAAGCACGAGTTCGACTCCGTGCGCGGTATGCTCGAAGATATTTCTGACTTCATCATCAACCTCAAAAGCATTCGTTTCAAACTGAAAAACGATGCCAAAGAGGCGACGATCGATTACAGCTTCGTCGGACCGTGCGAGATCAAAGGAAGCGACCTGATCAATGACGACGTTGACGTTGTCACACCGGACGCTTTCCTCGCGACGCTCAACGAAGATGCGACGCTGAACTTCTCGCTGAAGATCTTCCAGGGGATCGGTTACGTCCCGAGCGAAGATATCCGCGACGAAATCGAAGAGGGCTACATCGCCCTCGACGCGTTCTTTACGCCGGTCCGCAAAGCGACCTACGCGATCCAGAATGTCCTCGTCGAAGACAACCCGAACTTTGAGAAGGTTGTCCTGAACATCGTCACCGACGGTCAGATCAGCCCGCTGGATGCTTTCCGCAACGCCCTGAACGTCATGCATGCGCAGATGGCGGTCTTCAGCAGCGAGATCAGCATCCAGTCACCGGCAACGATCGAACGCGCCGAAGCGTCCGAAGAGATCGGCAAGCTGACGGCACCGATTGAAGAGCTCGGCCTCTCCGCACGCAGCTTCAACTGCCTGGATCGCGCCGACCTGAAGTACATCGGTGAAATCGTCCTGATGAGCCAGAATGACCTTAAAAACGTCAAGAACCTTGGCAAAAAATCGTATGACGAGATCGTTGAAAAGCTCGAAGAAGCCGGCTTCCAGGTCGGTCAGGAGATGAGCGATGAAACGATCAGCGTACTGAAAAAGAAAATTGAATCTGAATAA
- the rpmJ gene encoding 50S ribosomal protein L36 yields MKVRSSVKKMCDDCKVIKRKGIVRVICKNPKHKQRQG; encoded by the coding sequence ATGAAAGTACGTTCTTCCGTCAAGAAGATGTGTGATGACTGTAAAGTCATCAAGCGCAAAGGGATCGTCAGAGTAATCTGTAAGAACCCTAAACATAAACAGAGACAAGGATAA